The window TACCGCTTCGCCGCATATCCGTTCGAGGAACCGGCCCGAGATCGAAGGATTCGGCTTCATTCGCTATCGCTATATCGACCCGAGGATGGAATACGATACATGGGATTATCTGCCGGGTCTCCGAAGAGTGCATCGCGTGGCGGCGAACGTTCTCTCCTACGTTCTACCTCCCACTTCGAAAATTTCAGGTTCGGGTCAAGGGGGCTCTGCACCTGCACCCTTCATCAATAATCTCGATGCCGACTCGACGTTTGGTTTCGCCGCGAAAATCGAGGACTTCAATTCTCGGCTGCTTGGCATCAAGCCGATGCTCGCATCGGTGCACGCCGAGAATATTCCTGCAAAACCATGCCAGTTCGACAACAGTCGAACGATCTGCCCCGAGAACTGGGAGATGCGTCAGCTCTACGTCATCGAAGCGACAGCCAAACCGGCATCGTGGACGCAGAAAATCGGAAACGACGGACTAACTATTCCCAAGCGCATCATATATTTGGATTCGGAAGGGTGGTTCATTACCGGCTCAGACCAATACGATCGCGATACGACGCTCTGGAAGACGATCGCCACCTTCAGCACGTATCGCGGTCATCCGATCCCGGACGCGTGAGTTGCGATCTTCCCCTTTAAGCGCTCGTTCCAGACCGCGCTCGTCGATGAAGACCTGCAGAGCGGTTACTCAACGGTAGCGTACACTCCGGGCCACGAAGGCACTGACCAGGAGTGCTGGTACATCAACATGGGAGTCGTAACCAAGGTACTCCTCGATCCCGACCGGATGAGGATGCTTGGCAACTGATCGGTGAGCGGCGCCGGATTGCGGCGCCGGCCAAGTTGCGTTAGACGATCAGAGTCCAGCCGGCCGCCCCCTTAGCTCAGATGGATAGAGCACAGGATTCCTAATTGTAGACAGGGCTAAATTACCAATATCAACTAGTATCAGGCGAGATGCGTTCAACGCTCTGCCGGAAGGGGTTTGATGGCCGCGAAAGGCAGGG is drawn from Candidatus Binataceae bacterium and contains these coding sequences:
- a CDS encoding DUF1329 domain-containing protein, yielding MGSKRGNQFLPIPRELAPGSATASPHIRSRNRPEIEGFGFIRYRYIDPRMEYDTWDYLPGLRRVHRVAANVLSYVLPPTSKISGSGQGGSAPAPFINNLDADSTFGFAAKIEDFNSRLLGIKPMLASVHAENIPAKPCQFDNSRTICPENWEMRQLYVIEATAKPASWTQKIGNDGLTIPKRIIYLDSEGWFITGSDQYDRDTTLWKTIATFSTYRGHPIPDA